From Granulicella sp. WH15, the proteins below share one genomic window:
- the treZ gene encoding malto-oligosyltrehalose trehalohydrolase gives MHEFTVWAPRVKKLAVKLGEDAVVMIGPDERGWWRATAKAGPGSGYAFLVDDDPTPYPDPRSLRQRRGVHGPSMLYDQGAYPWKHPNWQGPPLGSSVLYELHLGTFTSEGTFDAAIGKLDYLRDLGITHVEIMPVASFAGDRGWGYDGVAIFAVHEAYGGPDGLKRFVDACHDRDLGVILDVVYNHFGPVGNYTGKFGHYTTGRHHTPWGDAINFEDTGSDEVRRFFIDNALMWLRDFHIDGLRLDAVHEFVDRSAVHFMEQLSAEVEALSTTLGRHLILIAESDLNDPRIVRPREAGGYGMDAQWSDDFHHALFSLLHVNTKGQGYYDDFGAVEHLAKSLKEVFVYDGIYSGYRGRRHGRPVDGLSAHRFLGYIQNHDQVGNRATGDRLGHIVGLERAMAAAGLVLTAPFVPMIFMGEEFAASTPFLYFADHDDPEMARLVSAGRKREFAAFGWDEDQIPDPEKPATFTDSKLNWNEVGQGEHRQMLEWFRMLVHIRRSSPSLNDGDRGHLHVTFDEKKRWLRMDRGLVTAICNLGDEAILLPCGETFRLLLTSKEATEFVGGSVTVPPSGFVLLSAEEA, from the coding sequence ATGCACGAGTTTACGGTCTGGGCTCCGCGAGTGAAGAAGCTTGCGGTCAAGCTCGGCGAAGATGCGGTTGTCATGATTGGCCCGGATGAGCGGGGTTGGTGGAGAGCCACAGCGAAGGCCGGTCCCGGCAGCGGCTATGCCTTTCTCGTCGATGACGACCCGACGCCTTATCCTGATCCGCGCAGCCTACGCCAGCGCCGCGGTGTGCATGGCCCATCGATGCTCTATGACCAAGGCGCATACCCGTGGAAGCATCCCAATTGGCAGGGACCGCCGCTCGGCAGTTCCGTTCTCTATGAGCTGCACCTCGGCACCTTCACGTCCGAAGGCACCTTCGACGCGGCTATAGGAAAGCTCGATTATCTCCGCGATCTCGGTATCACGCACGTCGAGATCATGCCTGTGGCCTCCTTCGCGGGCGATCGCGGCTGGGGCTACGACGGCGTTGCGATCTTCGCGGTTCACGAGGCTTATGGCGGGCCTGATGGTCTTAAGCGATTTGTGGATGCCTGCCACGATCGCGACCTCGGCGTCATCCTCGACGTGGTCTACAACCACTTCGGCCCGGTCGGAAACTACACCGGCAAGTTCGGCCATTACACCACCGGCAGGCACCACACTCCGTGGGGAGATGCCATCAACTTCGAGGACACAGGCTCGGACGAGGTGCGGCGCTTCTTCATCGACAACGCGCTGATGTGGCTGCGTGACTTCCACATCGACGGCCTGCGGCTGGATGCCGTGCACGAGTTCGTGGACCGCAGCGCGGTTCACTTCATGGAGCAGCTCTCGGCCGAGGTCGAAGCGCTCTCCACCACGCTGGGCCGACACCTGATTCTCATTGCCGAGAGCGACCTGAACGATCCCCGGATCGTCCGTCCGCGCGAGGCCGGTGGCTACGGCATGGACGCGCAGTGGAGTGACGACTTTCACCACGCGCTCTTCAGTCTGTTGCACGTGAACACCAAGGGACAGGGCTACTACGACGACTTCGGCGCGGTCGAGCACCTGGCCAAGAGCCTGAAGGAGGTCTTCGTCTACGACGGCATCTACTCGGGCTATCGCGGGCGCAGGCACGGCCGTCCCGTGGACGGACTCTCCGCGCATCGGTTCCTCGGTTACATCCAGAATCACGATCAGGTGGGCAACCGCGCCACCGGCGACCGGCTTGGCCACATCGTCGGCCTGGAACGGGCGATGGCGGCGGCGGGTCTGGTCCTCACCGCGCCCTTCGTTCCCATGATCTTCATGGGCGAGGAGTTCGCCGCCTCCACCCCCTTCCTCTACTTTGCCGACCATGACGACCCCGAGATGGCTCGTCTGGTCTCGGCGGGGCGCAAGCGCGAGTTCGCCGCCTTCGGCTGGGACGAGGACCAGATCCCCGACCCGGAGAAGCCCGCTACCTTCACCGACTCCAAGCTCAACTGGAACGAGGTAGGGCAGGGCGAGCACCGGCAGATGCTGGAGTGGTTCCGCATGTTGGTCCATATCCGCCGGTCTTCACCCTCTCTGAACGACGGCGACCGAGGCCATCTCCACGTCACCTTCGACGAGAAAAAACGCTGGCTCCGGATGGATCGAGGGTTGGTCACGGCCATCTGTAATCTAGGCGACGAAGCGATTCTCTTGCCGTGCGGCGAGACATTCCGGCTCCTACTCACGTCGAAAGAAGCGACGGAGTTTGTGGGGGGCAGCGTCACGGTTCCGCCCTCCGGCTTCGTGCTTCTTTCGGCGGAGGAAGCTTAA
- a CDS encoding allantoate amidohydrolase, producing MTHENKLAFAAQAEQIIARCRELARITDVPGQTNRQFLTPATREAHALVRRWMLEAGLHVTIDAVGNLHAIHPGTEHKPRLIVGSHLDTVVDAGAFDGPLGILMGLSLIESVDPAELPFAIELIAFSEEEGVRFRHPFLGSLALIGEPAPHTLTDADGITLDAAIAIFGHQPTAPAALAPSAFAYLEFHIEQGPVLEAESRPLAAVSTIAGQSRLSLTFHGRANHAGATPMRLRHDALAATAHWITLVEAHALAQPGLVATVGSIEAKPGLGNVIPGQVTASLDLRHADDAVRHATLAVLLEAAQHAATRRGVTCTVQPLVDQPAVPMHPHLIHLLVEAARISGFDASPIPSGAGHDAMILARRIPAAMLFLRTPGGLSHHPDEAVHAADVEAALITGVAFLNSLSPTEVAHA from the coding sequence ATGACCCATGAGAACAAACTCGCCTTCGCAGCCCAGGCCGAGCAGATCATCGCCCGCTGCCGCGAGCTTGCGCGCATCACCGACGTCCCCGGCCAGACCAACCGCCAGTTCCTGACGCCCGCCACCCGCGAGGCCCACGCGCTGGTGCGGCGGTGGATGCTCGAGGCCGGGCTGCACGTCACCATCGACGCCGTGGGCAACCTGCACGCCATCCACCCCGGCACCGAGCACAAGCCGCGCCTCATCGTCGGCTCGCACCTCGACACCGTCGTCGACGCCGGAGCCTTCGACGGCCCGCTCGGCATCCTGATGGGCCTCTCGCTGATCGAGTCCGTCGACCCCGCCGAGCTCCCCTTCGCCATCGAGCTGATCGCCTTCTCGGAAGAAGAGGGCGTCCGCTTCCGCCACCCCTTCCTCGGCTCCCTCGCCCTCATCGGCGAGCCCGCCCCGCACACCCTCACCGACGCCGACGGCATCACGCTCGACGCCGCCATCGCCATCTTCGGCCACCAGCCCACCGCACCCGCCGCGCTCGCTCCCAGCGCCTTCGCCTACCTCGAGTTTCACATCGAGCAGGGCCCGGTCCTCGAAGCCGAGTCGCGCCCCCTCGCAGCCGTCAGCACCATCGCGGGCCAGAGCCGCCTGAGCCTTACCTTCCACGGCCGCGCCAACCACGCCGGAGCCACGCCCATGCGCCTGCGCCACGACGCCCTGGCCGCCACCGCCCACTGGATCACGCTGGTAGAGGCCCACGCCCTCGCGCAGCCGGGGCTGGTCGCCACCGTCGGTTCCATCGAAGCCAAGCCCGGCCTAGGCAACGTCATCCCCGGCCAGGTCACAGCGTCACTCGACCTGCGCCACGCCGACGACGCCGTGCGCCACGCCACGCTCGCAGTGCTCCTCGAAGCCGCCCAGCACGCAGCCACCCGGCGCGGCGTCACCTGCACCGTGCAGCCGCTGGTCGATCAACCCGCTGTCCCCATGCACCCGCACCTCATCCACCTGCTGGTCGAGGCCGCCCGCATCAGCGGCTTCGACGCCTCCCCCATCCCCAGCGGCGCGGGCCACGACGCCATGATCCTCGCCCGCCGCATCCCCGCAGCGATGCTCTTTCTCCGCACCCCCGGCGGCCTCAGCCACCATCCCGACGAGGCCGTCCACGCCGCCGATGTTGAAGCCGCCCTCATCACCGGAGTAGCCTTCCTGAATAGTCTTTCTCCCACTGAGGTCGCACATGCATAA
- a CDS encoding TonB-dependent receptor — translation MMLLRMTKVLFLGLFCLLLLNPSLVLAQGASATVSGTVVDPDSDLVPGATITLSLPGGKPAAVVKSGSDGTYSTKVAPGTYSFTVVMQGFSPFIRQAVKLTAGQALTLNAKMALENEVQQVQVTASDNTVSVDADSNASATVLKGDDLEALSDDPDELSSELSALAGPAVGPNGGQIYIDGFTGGQLPPKSSIREIRINQNPFSAQYDRLGYGRVEVFTKPGTDKFHGNFQLNGYDNNFNTGNPLLGPDAVIPPYHTLFFFGNVTGPLNHWASFTLGGSRRTIQDNTVINPTALYSQIASPGTVCLPTDPSANCAITNSFTQALLVPQLRWDITPRIDLALGEKNTLTTRFQYTSNHIPNQGPGSGDLASVATTSDSSEVTLQMSDTQIVSQRIINETRFEYQRTPSTQTPFSTDPSLNVAGAFEGGGATTGLSSVLDQHIEVQNYTSIQLKKNFIRFGGRLRTTGETNTSTSGVNGTFSYASIDAYTKNTPNQYTVTQITTPTIQLRTTDLGLYAEDDWKLKPNLTISYGIRYETQNYIPDHKDFAPRVSFAYGLGKGTSPKTVLRGGFGIFYDRFMISNQASLIRQPTITQYVIQGDVLTSACTPANPVACPIGGQTTSYQLSKSMHAPYTMQTAIGVDQQIMGGATVSVNYLNARGVHQFNSENTTFVQNGGPTLTGPIQYQYQSEGAFRQNQLIVNVNYRPNRNFSLFGFYSLSFANANTGGISSFATHPGDLGADYGRAAYDVRNRLFVAGNLAFKYGIAASPFMVANSGTPFNLTTGTDNNLDSVINDRVAFAAAGTPGSKTIPGCGTFIAPTGTNYTEVGPNLCSGPANFTMNLRLTKTFGFGPRTGPPQGSGGGGGGRRAGMMQGGPRGGGGRGPGGPGGGGGTNTGRRYNLTIGAQGSNIFNVVDRGSSVGAFTSPKFGVANQLAGNIFTTNSAVRRVLLQASFTF, via the coding sequence ATGATGCTTCTTCGCATGACCAAAGTGTTGTTTTTAGGCTTATTCTGCCTGCTGCTTCTGAACCCTAGCCTCGTATTGGCCCAGGGAGCCTCCGCCACCGTCAGCGGCACCGTCGTCGACCCGGATAGCGACCTCGTCCCCGGAGCCACCATCACCCTCAGCCTGCCCGGCGGCAAGCCGGCGGCCGTGGTCAAGTCGGGCAGCGACGGCACCTACAGCACCAAGGTCGCGCCGGGTACCTACTCGTTCACCGTCGTCATGCAGGGCTTCTCGCCCTTTATACGGCAGGCCGTCAAGCTCACCGCCGGACAGGCCCTGACCCTCAACGCCAAGATGGCGCTCGAGAACGAAGTCCAGCAGGTCCAGGTGACCGCCAGCGACAACACCGTCAGCGTCGATGCCGATTCGAACGCCAGCGCCACGGTGCTCAAGGGCGACGACCTGGAAGCCCTCTCGGACGACCCTGACGAGCTTTCGAGCGAGCTTTCGGCGCTCGCCGGGCCCGCCGTGGGACCGAACGGCGGCCAGATCTACATTGACGGCTTCACCGGCGGCCAGCTTCCGCCCAAGTCGTCCATCCGCGAGATCCGCATCAATCAGAACCCCTTCTCCGCGCAGTACGACCGCCTGGGCTACGGCCGCGTCGAGGTCTTCACCAAGCCGGGAACGGACAAGTTCCACGGCAACTTCCAGTTGAACGGCTACGACAACAACTTCAACACCGGCAACCCGCTGCTGGGGCCTGACGCGGTCATTCCGCCGTATCACACGCTCTTCTTCTTCGGAAACGTGACCGGCCCGCTGAACCACTGGGCCTCGTTCACGCTGGGCGGCTCGCGCCGCACCATCCAGGACAACACCGTCATCAACCCGACGGCGCTCTACTCGCAGATCGCCAGCCCCGGCACGGTCTGCCTGCCCACAGACCCCTCCGCGAACTGCGCCATCACCAACAGCTTTACCCAGGCGCTGCTTGTACCTCAACTTCGTTGGGATATTACGCCCCGCATCGACCTGGCGCTCGGCGAGAAGAACACCCTGACCACGCGCTTCCAGTACACCTCGAACCACATCCCCAACCAGGGCCCCGGCTCGGGCGACCTCGCCTCCGTCGCTACCACCAGCGACAGCTCCGAGGTAACGCTGCAGATGAGCGATACCCAGATCGTCAGTCAGCGCATCATCAACGAGACCCGCTTCGAGTACCAGCGCACCCCTTCCACGCAGACCCCGTTCAGCACAGACCCCAGCCTCAATGTGGCGGGTGCGTTCGAGGGCGGCGGCGCGACCACCGGCCTCTCCAGCGTTCTGGACCAGCACATCGAGGTACAGAACTACACCTCCATCCAGCTTAAGAAGAACTTCATCCGTTTCGGCGGACGTTTGCGCACCACCGGTGAGACCAATACCTCTACCTCTGGCGTAAACGGAACGTTCTCCTACGCGAGTATTGACGCCTATACAAAAAACACGCCCAACCAGTACACAGTCACCCAGATCACCACGCCGACCATCCAGCTACGCACGACAGATCTGGGCCTCTACGCCGAGGACGACTGGAAGCTCAAGCCGAATCTCACCATCAGCTACGGCATCCGCTACGAAACCCAGAATTACATCCCCGACCACAAGGACTTCGCTCCGCGCGTCTCCTTCGCCTATGGCCTGGGCAAGGGTACTTCGCCCAAGACGGTCCTGCGCGGCGGCTTCGGCATCTTCTATGACCGTTTTATGATTTCCAACCAGGCGTCTCTCATCCGCCAGCCTACGATCACGCAATACGTAATCCAGGGGGATGTGCTGACCTCGGCCTGTACCCCGGCCAATCCAGTGGCCTGTCCTATTGGCGGCCAGACCACCAGCTATCAGCTATCGAAGAGCATGCATGCGCCGTACACCATGCAGACCGCTATCGGCGTCGATCAGCAGATCATGGGGGGGGCGACGGTCTCGGTCAACTACCTAAACGCGCGCGGCGTTCATCAGTTCAACAGCGAGAACACGACCTTCGTCCAGAACGGCGGGCCTACTCTTACCGGTCCCATCCAGTACCAGTACCAGTCCGAGGGTGCCTTCCGCCAGAACCAGTTGATCGTGAATGTGAACTACCGGCCCAACCGGAACTTCTCGCTCTTTGGCTTCTATAGCCTCAGCTTCGCCAACGCCAACACGGGCGGCATCTCCTCCTTCGCCACGCACCCCGGCGACCTGGGAGCCGATTACGGACGCGCCGCTTACGATGTGCGCAACCGTCTCTTCGTGGCCGGAAACCTTGCGTTCAAATACGGTATCGCGGCGTCACCCTTCATGGTGGCGAACTCGGGAACGCCCTTCAACCTGACGACCGGCACCGATAACAACCTCGACAGCGTCATCAACGACCGAGTGGCTTTTGCCGCTGCCGGAACCCCCGGCTCGAAGACGATCCCCGGCTGCGGCACTTTCATCGCGCCGACCGGCACGAACTATACCGAGGTCGGTCCCAACCTCTGCTCCGGCCCGGCCAACTTCACCATGAATCTGCGTCTGACCAAGACCTTCGGCTTCGGCCCTCGCACCGGTCCTCCGCAAGGGAGTGGCGGTGGCGGCGGCGGACGCCGTGCCGGGATGATGCAGGGCGGTCCCCGTGGCGGCGGCGGACGTGGTCCGGGCGGCCCCGGCGGCGGCGGTGGAACCAACACCGGACGACGCTACAACCTGACCATCGGGGCACAGGGATCGAACATCTTCAACGTTGTCGATCGAGGCTCGTCGGTGGGAGCCTTCACGTCGCCCAAGTTCGGCGTGGCCAACCAGCTTGCGGGCAACATCTTCACCACGAACTCGGCGGTACGCCGCGTCCTGCTGCAGGCCTCCTTTACGTTCTAG
- a CDS encoding NAD-dependent succinate-semialdehyde dehydrogenase gives MAIASINPATGNSLRTFEPLGEEAIRGKIALAAQSFKSYGDISLEHRALWMRRLAAIMEAEVEELAALITTEMGKPLATARQEIQKCASCCRYFAENASEMLAEEPIEIESGDSYLRWDPLGVILAVMPWNFPFWQVFRFLAPALMAGNVGLLKHSSNVPQCALAIEALVRRAGFPRGTFQTLLIESKQVEMVLADERVAAVTLTGSEPAGRAVAAQAGQLIKKSVLELGGSDPFIVMPSTNLDQAVATAVKARTINNGQSCIAAKRFIVHEEIYDEFERRFVAGMEALKIGDPMLEDTQIGPLATPSLVDELEKQVEAAVLAGGRILTGGKRITGVGNFFGPTVIADVPRSASVYRDEFFGPVAMLFRAKDVSEAIEIANDTPFGLAASVWTRDYLEQQHFVRTLECGGVFLNAMVSSDPRLPFGGIKRSGYGRELAAMGMKEFLNAKTVMIAKPEPFDRSEFSRALDEALILPPPTRQ, from the coding sequence ATGGCCATCGCCTCCATCAATCCCGCCACCGGCAACTCTCTACGCACCTTCGAGCCACTCGGCGAAGAGGCGATCCGCGGCAAGATCGCCCTCGCCGCGCAGTCCTTCAAGAGCTACGGCGATATCTCGCTCGAACATCGCGCCCTGTGGATGCGGCGGCTGGCCGCGATCATGGAGGCCGAGGTCGAAGAGTTGGCCGCGCTGATTACCACCGAGATGGGCAAACCCCTGGCAACCGCGCGGCAGGAGATCCAGAAGTGCGCCTCCTGCTGCCGCTACTTCGCCGAGAACGCCTCGGAGATGCTGGCCGAGGAGCCCATCGAGATCGAGTCCGGCGACAGCTACCTGCGCTGGGACCCGCTCGGAGTGATCCTGGCCGTGATGCCGTGGAACTTCCCCTTCTGGCAGGTCTTCCGCTTCCTAGCGCCCGCCCTGATGGCCGGGAACGTGGGCCTGCTGAAGCACTCGTCCAATGTGCCGCAGTGTGCCCTGGCGATTGAGGCGCTGGTGCGGCGGGCCGGGTTTCCGCGCGGCACCTTCCAGACGCTGCTGATCGAATCCAAACAGGTCGAGATGGTGCTGGCCGACGAGCGCGTCGCCGCCGTCACCCTAACCGGCAGCGAGCCTGCGGGCCGCGCCGTCGCGGCCCAGGCCGGACAGCTTATCAAAAAGTCGGTGCTGGAACTGGGCGGCTCCGATCCGTTCATCGTAATGCCCTCGACGAACCTCGACCAGGCCGTCGCCACAGCGGTGAAGGCGCGTACGATCAACAACGGCCAGTCCTGCATCGCGGCCAAGCGCTTCATCGTTCACGAGGAGATCTACGACGAGTTCGAGAGGCGCTTTGTAGCAGGCATGGAGGCGCTGAAGATCGGCGACCCCATGCTCGAAGACACCCAGATCGGGCCGCTGGCGACGCCCTCCCTGGTTGACGAGTTGGAGAAGCAGGTGGAGGCAGCCGTGCTCGCCGGAGGCCGGATTCTAACCGGCGGCAAGCGGATAACGGGGGTGGGAAATTTCTTCGGGCCTACCGTGATCGCCGACGTACCGCGCTCGGCTTCCGTCTATCGCGATGAGTTCTTCGGGCCGGTGGCCATGCTCTTTCGCGCCAAAGACGTCTCCGAGGCCATCGAGATCGCCAACGATACACCCTTTGGACTGGCGGCTTCGGTGTGGACGAGGGATTACCTGGAGCAGCAGCACTTCGTCCGGACGCTTGAGTGCGGCGGCGTCTTCCTGAACGCGATGGTCTCCTCCGATCCCCGGCTTCCCTTCGGCGGCATCAAGCGCTCCGGCTACGGACGCGAGCTTGCGGCGATGGGGATGAAGGAGTTTCTGAACGCCAAGACCGTAATGATCGCGAAGCCGGAGCCGTTCGACCGCAGCGAGTTCAGCCGCGCGCTGGACGAGGCGCTGATACTTCCTCCGCCAACCCGGCAGTAA
- a CDS encoding M20 family metallo-hydrolase: MPDLHIDAARLQSELDHLATFTHAEPSPLGTAVTRVVFTPDDLAARAWLKRLATEAGLSIREDAIGNTFFRLEGTDPALAPVATGSHIDAIPHAGMYDGTVGVLGGLAALRAIAASGHRPRRSIETILLTSEEPTRFGIGCLGSRVLSGVLPPEQADALLDASDLPLHQVRTAAGFHGPLETVRIAPHHYYSFLELHIEQGALLERHAEQIGIVTSIAAPAGYRFVIEGFGGHAGALLMPDRHDALCAAAELVLSIERHALATGSIDTVATVGTCDVHPGAVNSVPSRVALQLDIRDTDPARRESVMHGIRADIASLQDRRRVEITESLVNADEPATCAPDIVSLLTDICSEHAIPARKMVSRAYHDTLFMARIAPVAMIFIPCRAGVSHKPDEFATTADIARGTLVLAEALARLAA, encoded by the coding sequence ATGCCTGACCTGCACATCGACGCCGCCCGCCTCCAATCCGAGCTGGACCACCTGGCGACCTTCACCCACGCCGAGCCGTCGCCGCTGGGCACCGCCGTCACCCGCGTCGTCTTCACGCCGGACGACCTCGCCGCCCGTGCCTGGCTCAAACGACTGGCCACCGAGGCGGGCCTGAGCATCCGCGAAGACGCCATCGGCAACACGTTTTTCCGCCTCGAAGGCACCGACCCCGCGCTGGCCCCGGTCGCCACCGGCTCTCACATCGACGCCATACCCCACGCAGGCATGTACGACGGCACCGTCGGCGTCCTCGGCGGACTGGCCGCGCTACGCGCCATCGCCGCCAGCGGCCACCGGCCCCGGCGTTCCATCGAGACCATCCTCTTGACCTCCGAGGAGCCGACGCGCTTCGGCATCGGTTGCCTGGGCAGCCGCGTCCTCTCGGGCGTCCTGCCGCCCGAGCAGGCCGACGCCCTCCTCGACGCCAGCGACCTGCCCCTGCACCAGGTCCGCACCGCCGCAGGCTTTCATGGTCCGCTCGAAACCGTCCGCATAGCCCCGCACCACTACTACTCCTTCCTCGAGCTGCACATCGAGCAGGGGGCCTTGCTCGAGCGCCACGCCGAACAGATCGGCATCGTCACCAGCATCGCCGCGCCCGCCGGATACCGCTTCGTCATCGAAGGCTTCGGCGGTCACGCGGGCGCGCTCCTGATGCCCGATCGCCACGACGCTCTCTGCGCCGCCGCCGAGCTGGTCTTATCCATTGAACGCCACGCACTGGCGACAGGCTCCATCGACACCGTGGCCACCGTGGGCACCTGCGACGTCCACCCCGGCGCGGTCAACTCCGTGCCCAGCCGCGTCGCGCTCCAGCTCGACATCCGCGACACCGACCCCGCCCGCCGCGAGTCGGTGATGCACGGCATCCGCGCCGATATCGCCTCCCTCCAAGACCGTCGCCGCGTCGAGATCACCGAGTCCCTGGTCAACGCGGACGAGCCCGCCACCTGCGCCCCCGACATCGTCTCCCTGCTCACCGATATTTGCTCCGAGCACGCCATCCCCGCGCGCAAGATGGTCAGCCGCGCCTACCACGACACGCTCTTCATGGCCCGGATCGCGCCCGTCGCCATGATCTTCATTCCCTGCCGAGCAGGCGTCAGCCACAAGCCGGACGAGTTCGCCACCACGGCGGATATCGCCCGGGGAACGCTGGTGCTGGCCGAAGCGCTGGCCCGATTGGCAGCGTAG
- the allE gene encoding (S)-ureidoglycine aminohydrolase, whose product MHKLGHTRSVNSRDHLLHTPDTFIRIPLPSLEGGVAIVHTSPAGGAGFTQYTVEMEAGSRLGPTSNQRFVYLLDGSAKIVLHQVTNVEEPGFQVTKNVTHALTPGSYAYLPEDLDASLTALEPSRIAILEKSYEPHPTLPPPPAFFGHEAEAPASALNGDPDLEVRTLLPDSPAHDFAVNTMTYQPGAALPMVEVHIMEHGLLMLAGGGIYRLGDQWYPVTAGDFIWMAPYCPQWFGAIGKQPAKYLIYKDFNRHPLSW is encoded by the coding sequence ATGCATAAGCTCGGCCACACCCGCAGCGTCAACTCACGCGACCACCTGCTGCACACGCCGGATACCTTCATCCGCATCCCGCTGCCGTCGCTCGAAGGCGGCGTCGCCATCGTCCACACCTCGCCCGCCGGGGGCGCGGGGTTCACCCAGTACACCGTCGAGATGGAGGCCGGAAGCCGTCTCGGGCCGACCTCCAACCAGCGATTCGTCTACCTGCTCGATGGCTCGGCGAAGATTGTGCTGCATCAGGTTACAAATGTCGAAGAGCCGGGATTCCAGGTAACTAAAAACGTTACACATGCTCTGACGCCCGGCAGCTACGCCTATCTGCCCGAAGATCTCGACGCCAGCCTGACCGCGCTCGAGCCTTCGCGCATCGCCATCCTCGAGAAGAGCTACGAGCCGCACCCCACCCTGCCTCCACCACCAGCCTTCTTCGGTCACGAGGCCGAAGCCCCCGCCTCAGCCCTGAACGGCGACCCCGACCTCGAGGTCCGCACCCTCCTGCCCGACTCGCCCGCACACGACTTCGCCGTCAACACCATGACCTACCAGCCCGGCGCGGCGCTCCCCATGGTCGAGGTCCACATCATGGAGCACGGCCTGCTGATGCTCGCGGGCGGCGGCATCTACCGGCTCGGCGACCAGTGGTATCCGGTCACGGCGGGCGACTTCATCTGGATGGCCCCCTACTGCCCGCAGTGGTTCGGAGCCATCGGCAAGCAGCCCGCGAAGTACCTCATCTACAAAGACTTCAACCGCCATCCGCTAAGCTGGTAG
- a CDS encoding DUF5666 domain-containing protein, which translates to MAAFAIVVSCVSVVPYGLAQAPAAPAAAAASARQLGTVTAIAGSVLTLSTDTGKTMTVTVADGAKVLQLAPGSTDLKTATPVVLTDIAVGDRVLAAGKPGDTSDTLTATRVVLMKSTAIAEKHASEQDEWKRQGMSGIVSAIAPDSGGAAITVTAGPRKVIVQATSTTTFRRYAGDSVKFNDARPSTLDQIHVGDQLSVRGPKSEDGTSLSAIEIVSGSFRNLSGIITAIDAGSGSITLKDLATKQTVKVSVTTNSDLRALPAEVAARFAARAKGETPAAAAPASASGSDAPGPRRSAGGDLSQMLARLPAQTLAGLKSGDAVMIVASASQTGTFTAVTLLSGVEPILSATPSGAAPMTLSPWSVGGGSPEGGGL; encoded by the coding sequence ATGGCCGCGTTTGCCATTGTCGTTTCCTGTGTATCGGTTGTGCCCTACGGTTTAGCCCAGGCTCCCGCGGCACCGGCAGCCGCTGCTGCCTCCGCGCGCCAGCTTGGAACCGTGACCGCGATCGCCGGGTCCGTTCTGACCCTTTCGACTGACACCGGCAAGACTATGACCGTTACCGTCGCGGATGGAGCCAAGGTGCTGCAGCTCGCCCCCGGCAGCACCGACCTGAAGACGGCCACGCCCGTCGTGCTGACCGATATCGCGGTGGGCGACCGCGTCCTGGCCGCCGGTAAGCCCGGCGACACCAGCGACACCCTGACCGCCACCCGCGTCGTCCTGATGAAGTCCACCGCCATCGCCGAGAAGCACGCCAGCGAGCAGGACGAGTGGAAGCGGCAGGGGATGAGCGGCATCGTCAGCGCCATCGCGCCTGACAGCGGCGGCGCGGCTATTACGGTCACGGCTGGACCTCGCAAGGTCATCGTCCAGGCTACCTCTACGACCACCTTCCGCCGCTACGCCGGTGACTCGGTCAAGTTCAACGATGCGAGGCCCAGCACGCTCGACCAGATCCACGTCGGCGACCAGCTCTCGGTGCGCGGTCCTAAATCGGAGGACGGCACCTCGCTGAGCGCTATCGAGATCGTCAGCGGCTCCTTCCGCAACCTCTCCGGAATCATCACCGCCATTGATGCCGGTTCCGGCTCCATCACCCTGAAGGACCTGGCCACCAAGCAGACCGTTAAGGTCTCGGTGACTACCAACTCCGATCTTCGCGCGCTGCCTGCCGAGGTTGCCGCGAGGTTTGCCGCCCGGGCCAAGGGCGAGACGCCTGCTGCGGCTGCCCCGGCCTCTGCTTCAGGCTCCGATGCTCCCGGTCCCCGCCGCTCTGCCGGTGGAGACCTCTCTCAGATGCTTGCCCGCCTCCCAGCCCAGACCCTCGCCGGCCTCAAGTCCGGCGACGCGGTCATGATCGTCGCCTCTGCCAGCCAGACCGGAACTTTTACCGCGGTCACCCTGCTCAGCGGCGTCGAACCCATCCTCTCTGCAACCCCCAGCGGAGCCGCACCCATGACGCTCTCTCCGTGGAGCGTTGGCGGTGGCAGCCCCGAGGGCGGCGGTCTGTAA